Proteins encoded in a region of the Podospora pseudopauciseta strain CBS 411.78 chromosome 6, whole genome shotgun sequence genome:
- a CDS encoding hypothetical protein (COG:S; EggNog:ENOG503P0X5) yields MSSSEKPKEGTVDAPKDAPKTTPSLAIGLTPRAPSTGPSAAYIPQFSAATQMILKRLKGEPSNLGAALSQASRSPSITASIPSATYEDVKRRLVMSMNTSSQMSMQMPATAPLSMRAPSVPLPAPSLAIPPSNKSTSGMSAIRKVTAGLTGSSKNTPTKSSTAPKVLSSDSKVKKAKGKPNSRATGHSNKHRQRLKGQSADNSGISDSDSEVETPTTASTGNGPFSAGGGGDSTPTATMTKSGRQVQKPDAYNPAAMEAATKKRVHYGKRTVEQALCKKCSRMHSPSSNQIVFCDGCDAGWHQYCHDPFVSDDIVKNTSKNWFCLECTAKKERQGSHAKKLKQEHVPRGPPKKESWAGKSVQQKRAYLSTLPAQELVGLLMASLELHPDLPIFPSPVVDTGVDASGAPRGLFAGGTTEGLFTRANANPTGQGINFMRKVQSNGSARGSQDRTAGQQEEEDEEDPLTLLWPKPGKGLYARLGADVLDEVGLLDAEGEDFEAFSSIVYDDRGRKVLENGMKV; encoded by the exons atgtctAGTTCAGAGAAGCCAAAAGAAGGGACTGTCGACGCGCCGAAAGATGCCCCCAAGACCACTCCATCCCTGGCGATTGGGTTGACACCGCGTGCTCCCAGCACCGGTCCCTCGGCAGCATACATCCCCCAGTTCTCAGCGGCTACTCAGATGATTCTCAAGCGACTGAAAGGAGAGCCTAGTAATCTCGGAGCAGCCCTTTCGCAGGCCTCTCGCTCACCGTCTATCACGGCGAGCATCCCCTCAGCCACATACGAGGATGTCAAGAGAAGACTGGTCATGAGCATGAACACATCATCCCAGATGTCCATGCAAATGCCTGCCACCGCACCACTCTCCATGAGAGCTCCCTCTGTGCCATTGCCAGCGCCCTCACTAGCTATCCCGCCATCCAACAAGAGCACTTCCGGCATGAGCGCCATCCGTAAAGTCACCGCTGGCCTTACCGGCTCCTCCAAGAATACCCCTACCAAGTCCTCTACTGCCCCAAAGGTCCTCTCCTCCGATAGCAAAGTCAAGAAAGCCAAAGGCAAACCCAACAGTCGGGCCACCGGCCATAGTAACAAACATCGCCAGCGCCTCAAAGGCCAGTCAGCAGATAACAGCGGCATCTCCGACTCGGATTCTGAAGTAGAAACCCCTaccaccgccagcaccgGCAATGGCCCCTTCTcagccggcggtggtggtgacagcACCCCAACCGCCACCATGACCAAATCTGGCAGGCAGGTTCAGAAGCCCGACGCCTACAACCCAGCAGCCATGGAAGCGGCCACCAAGAAACGAGTCCACTACGGCAAGCGGACTGTTGAGCAGGCTCTCTGCAAGAAGTGCAGCAGGATGCACTCCCCGAGCAGCAACCAGATTGTTTTCTGCGACGGGTGTGATGCGGGCTGGCATCAGTACTGTCACGACCCGTTCGTGTCAGATGACATCGTCAAGAACACGAGCAAGAACTGGTTCTGCTTGGAGTGTACCGCCAAGAAGGAAAGACAGGGCAGTCATGCGAAGAAGCTGAAGCAAGAGCATGTTCCCAGGGGGCCGCCAAAGAAGGAGAGCTGGGCTGGGAAGAGCGTCCAGCAGAAGAGAGCGTACTTGTCTACCTTGCCAGCACAGGAGCTTGTTGGTTTGTTGATGGCGAGCTTGGAGCTTCATCCTGATTTGCCAATTTTCCCTAGTCCGGTGGTGGACACGGGGGTTGACGCGAGTGGTGCGCCGAGGGGGCTGTTTGCCGGGGGTACAACAGAAGGTTTGTTTACGAGGGCGAATGCTAATCCTACTGGGCAAGGG ATTAATTTTATGAGAAAGGTCCAGTCCAATGGGAGTGCGAGAGGTAGCCAGGATCGGACGGCtgggcagcaggaggaggaggacgaggaagatcCACTGACGTTATTGTGGCCGAAGCCGGGGAAGGGACTGTATGCTAGGCTTGGGGCTGATGTGCTGGATGAAGTGGGGCTTTTGGATGCGGAAGGGGAAGACTTTGAGGCGTTCAGCTCGATAGTATATGATGATCGCGGGAGGAAAGTGTTGGAGAATGGGATGAAGGTTTAA